The window CGGCCGGCCCGCCCGGCTGAAGGCGGGGGTCGAAGACCTGATCGTCTCGACCGCGCTCGGCCTCGTCCCCGAGGAGTTCCGGTCCGGGCGGAAGGTGGACGTCGAGGCCCCGCCGCCGATGTCGCCCCAGGACTCGTTGCGGTCGATCCGCGTCAAGCCGGGTCTCCGCGTGGAGCTCGTCGCTTGCGAGCCCCTGGTCGTGGCCCCCGTGGCGATCGACTTCGCGGCCGACGGCTCGCTCTGGGTCTGCGAGATGCGCGACTACCCGAGCGGGATGGACGGCAAGTACAAGCCGGGCGGCGTGATCAAGCGGCTTCGCGACTCCGACGGCGACGACCGCTACGACACGGCCGTGAACTTCCTCGAAAACGTCCCGTTCCCCACCGGGGTCATGGCGTGGCGCAATGGCGCCCTGATCTGTTCGGCGCCCGACGTGATCTACGCCGAGGACCTCGACGGCGACGGCAAGGCCGACCTGAAGAAGGTCCTCTTCACCGGCTTCGAGACGGGCAACTACCAGGGCCGAGTCAACGGCCTGTCGTACAACATGGACAACTGGATCTACGGCGCGAACGGGATCATCGGCGGCGTGATCAAGGGGGACGTCTCCGGGCGGATCGTCGACCTCGGCGTCCGCGACTTCCGACTCCGGCCCGACGACGGCCGGCTGGAGCTGGCCTCAGGGCAGTCGCAGAGCGGCCGCGTCCACGACGACTGGGGCGCCCAGTTCGGCAACAACAACGGCAACTGGCTTTTCCAGTTCCCCATGCCCGAGCACGCCGCTCGTCGCAATCCCTGGGTCGCCCCGCCGCCACCGCTCGTCGACGTCCCTCGTTACGACGAACGCCACCGGCTCTTCCCGATCAGTCGCACGCTGGAGCGCTTCAACGACCCCCAAACCGCCGATCACGCCACGTCCTCGTGCGGGCCGTGCATCTACCGCGACACCCTGCTCGGCGCCGAGTACGCGGGTGATGCGTTCGTCTGCGAGCCGGTGCACAACGTCGTCCATCGCGAGGTCCTCGATCCCGACGGCGTCCTGTTCGCGGGTCGGCGCGCCGACGACGAACAGGCCTCGGAGTTCCTCGCTTCGACCGACAACTGGTTCCGCCCCGTCCAGGCGCGCGCCGGGCCCGACGGCGCGCTCTACGTCGTCGACATGTACCGGTTCGTCATCGAGCACCCGCGATGGATCAGCCCCGACCGGCTCGCGAAGCTCGACGTGCGGGCCGGCGAGGACAGGGGCCGCATCTACCGCGTCGTCGTCGGCGCCAGGCGGCCCCGGCGCGTCCCCGACCTCGATCGGCTGGCGACCCCGGCGCTCGCCGAGGCCCTCGACTCGACCAACGGAACCCTGCGCGACCTCGTCCAGCGCGTCCTAGTCCACCGCGGCGACCGCTCGGCCGTGCCCGCGCTGGAGAAGATAGCCGCCGCGAGCGCGCGTCCCGAGGCCAGGGCCCAGGCCCTCTGGGCGCTTGACGGCCTGGGAGCCCTGACGCCGACGGCCGTCCGCGCCGCGCTGGCGGATGCGTGTCCGGCCGTCCGCGGCCAGGCCGTGCGACTCGCCGAACCCTGGCTGGGCAAGGACGAGGAATTGGCCCGGAAGGTCCTGGCGCTGGTGGACGACCCCGACGTCCTCATCCGGTTCCAGCTCGCGATGAGCCTCGGCGAGTGGGACGACCCGCGAGTCGGCGAGGCGCTCGGCCGGCTGGCGGTCGCGACGCCGGCGGACCTCTGGGTCGCGGCGGCGATCCTCAGTTCGGCCAAGGGGAAGAGCGCCCCGATCCTCGCGGCGCTCGTCTCGCCTGGGGCGGACGCCGGGGCCCGATCCTCGATGATCGGGCCGCTGATCGCCACCCTGGCGAACTCCGGCCCCCCCGCAGAGCTCGCCGAGGCGACGGCGGCGATCGCCCGCCCTGAGTCCGACGGAACCTACGCGCCGTGGCGGTTCGCGGCGCTGGCGGAGGTCCTCGACGCCGGCGGGAAGATCCCGGACGATCGCCGGGGCGGCCTCCTCCCCATCCTCGACGCCGCGCGTCGCACCGCCGACGATGCGGAGGCGGCCGCCGCGAGCCGGGCGACGGCCGTGCGGCTGATCGGACGCGACGCGGGCCGGCGCGGCGAGGATCGCGCGGCGTTGATCGCGCTGCTCGATCCGAGGAACCCGCGCGCGGTCCAGTCGGCGGCGGTCCGCGGACTGGCCGGGCTCGCCGACGCGGAGTCGGCCGAGGGGATCTTGAGGGAGTGGGATTCGCTCGACCCGACCCTCCGTTCGGAATGCCTCGACCTCCTGCTCAGCCGGCCCGTCCTGGTGGAGGTGGTCCTCTCGACGATCGAGCGAGGGGGCCTCGCGGCGTCCGAGATCGGCGCGACGCATCGCCAGCGGCTCCTCGAACACGAGGACCCTTCCGTGCGCGACCGTTCTTCACGCGTGCTCGCGAGGTCCCGGACGCGCCAGGACGTGGTGGACTCCGCCATGCCCGCCCTCGCGCGCCCCGGGGACGCCGCGCGGGGCCGGGAGGTGTTCGCACGCCTCTGCGCCGCCTGCCACAGGCTGGCGGGGAAGGGGCAGGAGGTCGGGCCGGACTTGGCGGCGCTGACGGACAAGAGCCTCTCGGCGCTGACCGTCGCGATCCTGGACCCGAACCGCGACGTCGAGGCCCGATACGTCAACGTCACCGCGGCGCTCCGGGACGGCCGCGTCCTGACCGGCCTGATCTCCTCGGCGAGCGGAGATGCGATCACGCTGAAGCGGCAGGACGGGCTCTCCGACGTCGTCCTCCGCTCCAACCTCGAATCGATCCGTTCCTCGGGCCGCTCGCTCATGCCCGAGGGGCTCGAGAACGACCTGAAGGGGACGGACTTGGCCGATCTCGCGGCCTTTATCGCCGGCCGGCCCAAGAACGTTGAAGGCAACCGACCCGAGATGGTCGCCCAGGAGGCGGACGGCTCGATCACCCTGACGGCCAAGACCTCCGAGATCCACGGCTCGTCCCTGACCTTCGAGACGCAGTTCGAGAACCTCGGCCTCTGGCACGGCGACGACGATTACGCCGCCTGGTCGATCCGGCTGGAGAAGCCGACGTCGTTCACCGTAGCGATGCAGTGGGCCTGCGCCGACGAGTCGGCGGGCGGCCGGTTCCGGATCGACGTGGGGGGCGAGAAGATCGAGGGATTCGTCGGCGGGACGGGCTCGCGGTCGTGGGCGAACTACCGCTCGATCTTCGTCGGCGAGGTCGACCTGCCGGCGGGCTTCCACACGCTCTCCATCCGGCCGGCGCGACCGCTCCACGGGGCCTTTCTAGACTTGAAGTCGATCGTGCTGAGCCCGAGGCCTTGAGCCTCGACCCCGGCCGGCCCGATCGGACGATACGCCGAAGCCTTCCCAGTCACCGCCCCTAGAAGCCCCGACACCATGAAGCCATAAGGATGTTGAAGTGGATCATTGCGCAGTCGATCGAGGGCCGAATTTCATGGATGTCCGCCCGGCGGTCGGTGCGGAATCGGAGGCGGCGGTGATGGGCGAGCCGTGAGAGCGAACGCTCGACGACCCAGCGGAACTCGCCCAGGCCGCTGCCGTGGGCCGTCCCGCGTCGGGCGATCCGAGGCCGGATGCCCCTCGCCCGCGGGCGGCCGCGGAAGGCCTTGGAATCGTAATCGCGGTCCGCGAGCAGTTCTTTCAGCCGCCGTCGCGGCTGGCCGGGACGGTCGCCGACCGGCGGCACGCGGCCGTCGACGACCACGTGGTGGTTGCTCCCCTCCCCTTCTTCCGCCGGTCGACCGGGCTCGGGCCGGTCCGCTCGCCGCTGTAGAGCTTCTCGGAAGTTCAGCGGCAGCGGTTCTGCCGAAACATAAAGCCGCTTATACGAATGATCCCTCGACTGCCTCGGCGGGGCACCCGAAGGGCGGATACGCCATAAGAATAATCGCCACATTTTAACGTCTGCAACCATTATTCACATCATCAGACCCGCTGACGATGTCGGCAGTGGAGAAAATCCGCGACGCTGTGATGGCACTCCCCTAATCTCGGAGGGCGGTCGAGGCTCAATAGACGGGCGTCACGAGGACAGCCCGCGAGTTCTCCGACCTACCGACGATACAATCCCACGAGCGACGAATACCGCGAACTACTGCGGGCGTACCTCGAGTTCCAGACGAGACCGATCACCGCCCCGAATTCTCGACGCCCGTTAGAATTACAGGACAGCGAGAATCGACGAGCCGCCTGCCTGGGGCGAGTCCGTCGGTTGCGGCTATTTCGTCATGTCCTCGGCAGGAAGACCGCCGGCGGGACGTTGAAGAAGCGAGCGAGGTCGACGACTTGGGACTTGGTGAGGTTTCGGGCGCCGCGAAGTACGGCGGAGACGG of the Paludisphaera mucosa genome contains:
- a CDS encoding neutral/alkaline non-lysosomal ceramidase N-terminal domain-containing protein, giving the protein MPKTLESRSRRLRPLVVLIALGIAAGADDDGAAAELPTTDVGAARADVTPDYSIRLSGYGARTTGSVGVDQKIWAKALAIGSDAEGPRVLVSVDNLGVPDAVVEEVAGRLRRHAGIPRERFVVSSSHTHSAPCVSGCADNIFSRAVPDHELATIRRYTGELTDRIEEVAVAALAARAPARLAWSEGRAGFARNRRTRGGPVDHALPVLKATGRDGKILAILLNYACHCTTVVPADNTIHGDWAGVAQEEVERELPGAMALTVIGCGADSDPSPRETPGAVEKHGREIAQEVKRMLSGTWIDLPAPPEARFRRVKVPLDAPPTRAQLEATVKAGGHGAYNASTQLARLDRGEPLQEALDYPVQTWRFGDRLVMVFLAGEVVVDYALRLKTELDASRVWVTAYSNDVPCYIPSERVLREGGYEGGEAMAYYGRPARLKAGVEDLIVSTALGLVPEEFRSGRKVDVEAPPPMSPQDSLRSIRVKPGLRVELVACEPLVVAPVAIDFAADGSLWVCEMRDYPSGMDGKYKPGGVIKRLRDSDGDDRYDTAVNFLENVPFPTGVMAWRNGALICSAPDVIYAEDLDGDGKADLKKVLFTGFETGNYQGRVNGLSYNMDNWIYGANGIIGGVIKGDVSGRIVDLGVRDFRLRPDDGRLELASGQSQSGRVHDDWGAQFGNNNGNWLFQFPMPEHAARRNPWVAPPPPLVDVPRYDERHRLFPISRTLERFNDPQTADHATSSCGPCIYRDTLLGAEYAGDAFVCEPVHNVVHREVLDPDGVLFAGRRADDEQASEFLASTDNWFRPVQARAGPDGALYVVDMYRFVIEHPRWISPDRLAKLDVRAGEDRGRIYRVVVGARRPRRVPDLDRLATPALAEALDSTNGTLRDLVQRVLVHRGDRSAVPALEKIAAASARPEARAQALWALDGLGALTPTAVRAALADACPAVRGQAVRLAEPWLGKDEELARKVLALVDDPDVLIRFQLAMSLGEWDDPRVGEALGRLAVATPADLWVAAAILSSAKGKSAPILAALVSPGADAGARSSMIGPLIATLANSGPPAELAEATAAIARPESDGTYAPWRFAALAEVLDAGGKIPDDRRGGLLPILDAARRTADDAEAAAASRATAVRLIGRDAGRRGEDRAALIALLDPRNPRAVQSAAVRGLAGLADAESAEGILREWDSLDPTLRSECLDLLLSRPVLVEVVLSTIERGGLAASEIGATHRQRLLEHEDPSVRDRSSRVLARSRTRQDVVDSAMPALARPGDAARGREVFARLCAACHRLAGKGQEVGPDLAALTDKSLSALTVAILDPNRDVEARYVNVTAALRDGRVLTGLISSASGDAITLKRQDGLSDVVLRSNLESIRSSGRSLMPEGLENDLKGTDLADLAAFIAGRPKNVEGNRPEMVAQEADGSITLTAKTSEIHGSSLTFETQFENLGLWHGDDDYAAWSIRLEKPTSFTVAMQWACADESAGGRFRIDVGGEKIEGFVGGTGSRSWANYRSIFVGEVDLPAGFHTLSIRPARPLHGAFLDLKSIVLSPRP